A genomic segment from Castor canadensis chromosome 1, mCasCan1.hap1v2, whole genome shotgun sequence encodes:
- the LOC109699185 gene encoding olfactory receptor 52I2-like, with protein MLGLTYNTIMEPPATFLLVGIPGLQSSYLWLAISLSAMYMISLLGNSLIMTVICMDSTLQEPMYCFLCVLAAVDIIMASSVVPKMVSIFCSGDSSISFNACFTQMYFVHATTAVETGMLLAMAFDRYVAICKPLHYNRILTPRVMLGMCVTIVFRAVISMIPLSFMVIHLSFCGSNVVPHSYCEHMAVANLACSDPMPSNLYSLISSSIIVGSDVSFIAASYILILRSVFGLSSKNAQWKALSTCGSHVGVMALYYLPGIVSVYVAWLGQDTVSLHTQVLLADLYLIIPPTLNPIIYGFRTKQIWERIWSLLMHCFFNHSNQGS; from the coding sequence ATGCTAGGGCTGACGTATAATACCATAATGGAACCCCCTGCCACTTTCTTGCTTGTGGGCATTCCAGGTTTGCAGTCTTCATATCTTTGGCTGGCTATCTCCCTGAGTGCCATGTACATGATATCATTGTTGGGAAACAGCCTTATCATGACTGTAATCTGCATGGATTCTACTCTCCAAGAGCCCATGTATTGCTTCCTGTGTGTTTTGGCTGCTGTGGACATTATTATGGCCTCCTCTGTGGTACCCAAGATGGTGAGCATCTTCTGCTCAGGAGACAGCTCCATCAGCTTTAATGCATGCTTTACTCAGATGTATTTTGTCCATGCAACAACAGCTGTGGAGACAGGGATGCTGCTGGCTATGGCTtttgaccgctatgtggccatctgcaagccccTACACTATAACAGAATTCTCACACCTCGAGTTATGTTGGGAATGTGTGTGACCATTGTATTCAGAGCTGTCATATCCATGATTCCATTGAGCTTCATGGTTATTCATCTGTCTTTCTGTGGCTCGAATGTGGTTCCCCATTCCTACTGTGAACACATGGCTGTGGCTAACTTAGCATGTTCTGACCCCATGCCCAGCAATCTCTACAGTTTAATTTCTTCCTCCATTATTGTGGGTTCTGATGTGTCTTTCATTGCTGCTTCCTATATCTTAATTCTCAGGTCAGTATTTGGTCTCTCCTCAAAGAACGCTCAGTGGAAGGCACTAAGTACCTGTGGCTCACATGTAGGGGTCATGGCCCTATATTATCTACCTGGAATTGTGTCTGTGTATGTAGCCTGGTTAGGGCAGGACACAGTGTCCTTACATACCCAGGTTCTTTTAGCTGACTTATACCTGATCATTCCACCCACCTTAAACCCCATCATTTATGGTTTTAGGACCAAACAAATTTGGGAAAGAATATGGAGTTTATTAATGCACTGCTTCTTTAATCACTCAAATCAAGGCTCATAA
- the LOC109699178 gene encoding olfactory receptor 52I2-like, with the protein MELSATFLLMGIPGLQSSYLWLAISLSAMYTISLLGNSFIMAIICMNSTLQEPMYCFLYVLAAVDIMASSVVPKMVSIFCSGDSSISFNACFTQLYFFHSTTAIETGLLLAMAFDRYVAICKPLHYNRILTSQVILKMCVTTVFRAVISMTPLIWMLSHLPFCGSTVVLHSYCEHMAVAKLACADPMPSSFYSLICSSIIAGSDVAFITASYVLILRAVFGLSSKNAQWKALGTCSCHVAVMALFYLPGVASIYVAWLGQDTVPLHTQVLLADLYLIIPPTLNPIIYGIRTKKIRERIWTLLMCLFFDHSNQGS; encoded by the coding sequence ATGGAACTCTCTGCCACCTTCTTGCTTATGGGCATCCCAGGTTTGCAGTCTTCATATCTTTGGCTGGCTATCTCCCTGAGTGCCATGTACACCATATCACTGTTGGGAAACAGCTTCATCATGGCTATAATCTGCATGAATTCCACTCTGCAAGAGCCCATGTATTGCTTCCTGTATGTTCTGGCTGCTGTAGACATTATGGCCTCCTCTGTGGTACCCAAGATGGTGAGCATCTTCTGCTCAGGAGACAGCTCTATCAGCTTTAATGCTTGTTTTACTCAGTTGTATTTTTTCCATTCAACCACAGCTATAGAGACAGGGCTGCTACTGGCCATGGCTtttgaccgctatgtggccatctgtaagcCCTTGCACTACAACAGAATTCTCACATCTCAAGTTATTCTGAAAATGTGTGTGACCACTGTATTCAGAGCTGTCATATCCATGACTCCCTTGATTTGGATGCTAAGTCATCTGCCCTTCTGTGGCTCCACTGTGGTGCTCCATTCCTACTGTGAACACATGGCTGTGGCTAAGTTAGCATGTGCTGACCCCATGCCCAGCAGTTTCTACAGTTTGATTTGTTCCTCCATTATTGCAGGCTCTGATGTGGCCTTTATTACTGCTTCTTATGTCTTAATTCTCAGGGCAGTATTTGGTCTCTCCTCAAAGAATGCTCAGTGGAAGGCACTAGGCACATGTAGTTGTCATGTGGCGGTCATGGCTCTGTTCTATCTACCTGGGGTGGCATCCATCTATGTAGCCTGGTTAGGGCAGGACACAGTGCCATTGCATACCCAAGTGCTGTTAGCTGACTTGTATCTGATCATCCCACCCACATTAAACCCCATCATTTATGGCATTAGGACCAAAAAAATACGGGAGAGAATATGGACATTACTAATGTGCTTGTTTTTTGACCACTCCAATCAAGGTTCATGA